The proteins below come from a single Malus sylvestris chromosome 3, drMalSylv7.2, whole genome shotgun sequence genomic window:
- the LOC126614408 gene encoding uncharacterized protein LOC126614408 — protein sequence MQVRFIRFGETISRYVHRVLRVLLSLQDVLFAKPTPISEDCTESKWKCFKGCLGTLDGTYIGVTVLDVDKPRYRSRKGHIATNVLGVCTHVLKFVYVLSGWEGLATDSKVLGDVVTRANGLKVPTDYMATSRKWIDHEEDVLLTIFEEMVADGVRCVTNSFKASTL from the exons ATGCAAGTTAGATTCATTAGGTTTGGTGAAACTATTAGTCGGTATGTCCACAGAGTATTGCGTGTGTTGCTCAGTTTGCAAGATGTGTTGTTTGCAAAACCAACCCCTATCTCAGAGGATTGCACGGAATCGAAATGGAAATGCTTTAAG GGTTGCTTAGGAACGCTAGATGGAACATACATAGGGGTCACTGTGCTTGATGTCGATAAACCAAGATATAGATCAAGGAAGGGTCATATAGCAACTAATGTGTTAGGCGTATGCACACACGTCCTCAAATTCGTATACGTGTTATCCGGTTGGGAGGGATTAGCTACTGATTCGAAAGTTCTTGGTGACGTTGTTACTAGAGCTAATGGCCTCAAGGTCCCAACTG ATTATATGGCTACCTCACGTAAATGGATTGATCATGAGGAGGATGTACTGCTTACCATCTTCGAGGAGATGGTTGCTGATGGTGTTAGGTGTGTGACCAACAGTTTTAAGGCTAGTACTTTGTAA